Below is a genomic region from Candidatus Baltobacteraceae bacterium.
GCAGCGGATGGTGCGCGACGGATTGGTTGCCCGGCAAGCACATCCGCAGGACGCCCGTTCGGTCCGTATTTATCTCACCGACCGGGGCCGCAGTCTGCAGCCGGTCCTCTCGGCGATCATCGATCGGGAGACCGAACACGCGCTGCGCGGCTTCTCACCGCACGACCGAGCGACGCTCGTACGGATTCTCGAGGGCATCTCCGAAAACTGTAAGGACTAGACGACTTTATCCGTCAAAGCTGAAGCTTTGCCGGCTAAAGTCGCGCGGCTTCGCTCGCGCTGTCGTCTCGGCTGTCAAAGGTGAACCTTTGCGAGATAAAGTCGCGCGGCTGCGCTCGCGCTGTCGTCTCGGCTGTCAAAGCTAACGCCT
It encodes:
- a CDS encoding MarR family transcriptional regulator, whose product is MSAERDVVKTLGNTVRTIRARVDRALQQSGSRLGQYQVLRHLWEIDGLTPREIADRLDVEMPTITRTVQRMVRDGLVARQAHPQDARSVRIYLTDRGRSLQPVLSAIIDRETEHALRGFSPHDRATLVRILEGISENCKD